In the Brevinematales bacterium genome, one interval contains:
- a CDS encoding TIGR02391 family protein: MKYKDLFQLFYDTSSIIKASPFGKEKNKKEKEKSFTLRDFINDSGLLKVVEKLFNDGHHARAVEEAFKFLNNYIKKIAKVSEDGASLMRKVFSVNNPIIKLNSGSNQSENDEQQGYMDIFAGCMMGIRNPRVHEHDWEDPQDRAIQLLLIADHLLDKVKSVIK; the protein is encoded by the coding sequence ATGAAATATAAAGACCTATTTCAACTTTTTTATGATACAAGTAGTATAATTAAAGCCTCACCTTTTGGAAAAGAAAAAAATAAAAAAGAAAAAGAAAAATCCTTTACTTTAAGAGATTTTATAAATGATTCTGGTTTGTTAAAAGTAGTTGAAAAACTATTTAATGATGGACATCATGCGAGAGCAGTTGAAGAAGCGTTTAAGTTTTTAAATAATTACATTAAAAAAATTGCTAAAGTATCTGAAGATGGGGCAAGTTTAATGCGAAAAGTCTTTAGTGTGAATAACCCAATTATTAAGTTAAATTCAGGAAGTAATCAATCTGAAAACGATGAACAACAAGGTTATATGGATATATTCGCTGGTTGTATGATGGGGATACGGAATCCAAGAGTGCATGAGCATGATTGGGAAGATCCTCAAGACCGTGCAATTCAATTATTATTAATAGCAGATCATTTATTAGATAAAGTAAAAAGTGTAATAAAATAA